The Verrucomicrobiota bacterium JB022 genome contains a region encoding:
- a CDS encoding metallophosphoesterase family protein yields MRILFVTDLHYQQPWFDWIRDQAPEHDLLCLGGDLLDQNHPAPHHKQVDCVGQWLHELTQPTYLCSGNHDRPWDSARSRWLPADWLHALGDVHLWAHASIVPCGDLRLLIGHYHEPLPHGEADIWLVHTPPAGSSVSRPAHGRDMGDRRLAIELHQRRPALVLCGHQHRPAYWYARLGPTLCVNPGLNWGAPFPNHVVVDTSTGLVHWHSASRPYAAATTLNLRPQLASLA; encoded by the coding sequence GTGAGAATACTTTTCGTTACGGACCTGCATTACCAGCAGCCGTGGTTTGACTGGATCCGCGATCAGGCCCCCGAGCACGACCTCTTGTGCCTCGGTGGCGACCTGCTCGACCAAAACCACCCGGCGCCCCACCACAAACAAGTCGACTGCGTGGGCCAATGGCTGCACGAGCTGACCCAGCCCACCTACCTCTGCAGCGGCAACCACGACCGCCCCTGGGACTCCGCCCGCAGCCGCTGGCTACCCGCCGACTGGCTACACGCGCTAGGCGACGTCCACCTCTGGGCGCACGCCTCCATTGTGCCCTGTGGCGACTTGCGCCTGCTCATCGGCCACTACCACGAGCCCCTGCCGCACGGTGAAGCCGACATCTGGCTCGTCCACACCCCACCGGCAGGCAGCTCGGTCTCTCGCCCCGCCCACGGTCGGGATATGGGCGACCGGCGCCTCGCGATCGAGCTGCACCAACGCCGCCCGGCCCTCGTGCTCTGCGGCCACCAGCACCGGCCCGCCTACTGGTATGCCCGCCTCGGCCCCACCCTCTGCGTCAACCCCGGCCTCAACTGGGGCGCTCCCTTCCCCAACCACGTCGTCGTCGACACCAGCACAGGCCTCGTGCACTGGCACTCCGCCAGCCGCCCGTATGCCGCCGCCACCACCCTCAACCTCCGCCCGCAACTGGCGTCCCTCGCCTGA
- a CDS encoding GreA/GreB family elongation factor has product MNTKPIYLSRPDYNRLKALVNALIASGNKGVALHNLHTEISRATVLDPASIPSLLVTLGSRVRIRDLDTDERETYTVVMPAEAQGGDRISVLAPIGVALLGYGEGDEVAWQTPGGLRRFWIEAVEQPAPEAKAPSPDILAQILGTRG; this is encoded by the coding sequence ATGAACACCAAGCCCATTTACCTCAGCCGTCCCGACTACAACCGCCTCAAGGCGCTCGTCAACGCCCTCATCGCCTCCGGCAACAAAGGCGTGGCCCTGCATAACCTCCATACCGAAATCAGCCGCGCGACCGTGCTAGACCCGGCCAGCATCCCCTCGTTGCTCGTCACCCTGGGCTCCCGCGTGCGTATTCGCGACCTCGATACCGACGAGCGCGAAACCTACACCGTTGTGATGCCGGCGGAAGCCCAAGGCGGCGACCGCATCTCCGTGCTCGCGCCCATCGGGGTGGCGCTGCTCGGCTATGGCGAGGGCGACGAAGTGGCGTGGCAAACCCCGGGTGGCCTGCGCCGCTTCTGGATCGAAGCTGTTGAACAGCCCGCGCCGGAGGCCAAAGCGCCCTCGCCCGACATCCTGGCGCAAATCCTCGGCACGCGCGGCTGA
- a CDS encoding ATP-dependent DNA ligase, with product MRRFTQLFIELDASNKTNEKVRALREYFQSAPPEDAAWTLWFLIGKRFPALVKSARLREWTSDLSGYPDWLVAECYERVGDGAETVALLLPEAHPEGLEEPLHDVVQERLLALRDWDDLVQFQLLRETWAQLDRRQLFVFNKMLTGAFRVGVSRSLVIRGVAEAAELDRGTVAHRLMGDWQPSPEFFQRLIAKGETDEDASRPYPFYLASPTDQPTTELGERAQWQVEWKWDGIRAQLIKRHGQLYLWSRGDELVTEAYPEVIQAAARLPNGTVLDGELLCWREGRPLGFNAMQTRISRKQLPERILRDCPVSFLAYDCLEDGGDDIRPLPLRERRARLERIVGRLHAGERLLTSEVVDAPDWETLEQRWQESRQRGVEGFMLKGLDSPYESGRVRGQWWKWKVAPYTADLVMIYAQAGHGRRASLFTDYTLAAWDGDELVPVAKAYSGLTDAEIREVDRWVKQHTLAKRGPVRTVPAHHVFEIAFEGIRASTRHKSGIAFRFPRIHRWRQDKKPADAEQLETLKALLLEDGGLPTEQNGEVASGPLQQEML from the coding sequence ATGCGCCGCTTCACGCAGCTGTTCATCGAGCTCGACGCCTCCAACAAGACCAACGAGAAGGTGCGCGCGCTACGGGAATACTTCCAGAGCGCGCCGCCGGAGGATGCCGCATGGACGCTATGGTTCCTCATCGGCAAGCGCTTCCCGGCCCTCGTGAAGAGCGCCCGCCTGCGCGAGTGGACGAGCGACCTCTCCGGCTATCCCGACTGGCTCGTCGCCGAGTGCTACGAGCGCGTGGGTGACGGCGCGGAAACCGTCGCCCTGCTCCTGCCGGAGGCCCACCCCGAAGGGCTCGAAGAACCGCTGCACGACGTGGTGCAAGAGCGCCTGCTGGCCTTGCGCGACTGGGACGACCTCGTGCAATTCCAGCTCCTGCGCGAGACCTGGGCCCAGCTCGACCGCCGCCAGCTCTTCGTCTTCAACAAGATGCTGACGGGAGCCTTTCGTGTGGGAGTCAGCCGCAGCCTTGTGATCCGGGGCGTGGCGGAAGCGGCGGAGCTCGACCGCGGCACCGTCGCCCACCGCCTGATGGGCGACTGGCAGCCCTCGCCCGAGTTTTTCCAGCGCCTCATCGCCAAAGGCGAGACCGATGAAGACGCCTCGCGCCCGTATCCCTTTTACCTCGCCAGCCCGACCGACCAGCCAACGACCGAACTGGGTGAGCGCGCGCAGTGGCAGGTGGAGTGGAAGTGGGACGGCATCCGCGCCCAACTCATCAAGCGCCATGGCCAGCTTTACCTGTGGTCTCGCGGCGACGAACTCGTGACCGAGGCCTACCCGGAGGTGATCCAGGCGGCAGCGCGCCTGCCCAACGGCACCGTGCTCGACGGCGAGCTGCTCTGCTGGCGCGAGGGACGTCCGTTGGGCTTCAACGCCATGCAGACGCGGATCAGCCGCAAGCAACTGCCCGAACGCATCTTGCGCGACTGCCCGGTCAGCTTCCTCGCCTACGACTGCCTTGAAGACGGCGGGGACGACATCCGCCCGCTACCCCTGCGCGAACGTCGCGCCCGGCTGGAGCGCATCGTGGGCCGCTTGCACGCCGGCGAGCGCCTGTTGACCTCCGAAGTGGTCGACGCGCCCGACTGGGAGACGCTGGAGCAGCGTTGGCAGGAGAGCCGGCAGCGCGGGGTGGAGGGCTTCATGCTCAAGGGGCTCGACTCGCCCTACGAGTCTGGGCGCGTGCGCGGCCAATGGTGGAAGTGGAAGGTGGCGCCCTACACGGCCGATCTGGTCATGATTTACGCACAAGCCGGCCATGGCCGCCGCGCCAGCCTCTTTACCGATTACACCCTCGCGGCGTGGGATGGGGACGAGCTCGTGCCCGTGGCCAAGGCCTACAGCGGCTTGACCGACGCCGAGATCCGCGAGGTCGACCGCTGGGTGAAGCAGCACACGCTCGCCAAACGCGGTCCGGTCCGCACGGTGCCAGCGCATCATGTGTTCGAAATCGCGTTTGAAGGCATCCGCGCCAGCACCCGCCACAAGAGCGGCATCGCCTTCCGCTTCCCCCGCATCCACCGCTGGCGCCAAGACAAAAAGCCCGCCGACGCCGAGCAACTGGAAACCCTCAAGGCCCTCCTGCTTGAAGACGGCGGTCTACCCACCGAACAAAATGGCGAAGTCGCCAGCGGCCCGCTGCAGCAGGAGATGCTGTAG
- a CDS encoding DUF3108 domain-containing protein, with amino-acid sequence MMFSPQRHRLWGLLCAVFALCISAGAQPVLDPAARQLSDELAPLLGERPIPFKAGEELHYKIGWGIFAVGTAVIKTEKAEWEGQPAWKFTMQARTNSFADKFYKVRNEATSYTDLGLTRSLHYVNSQREGGSEKDTLFEFDWDENRVRYQNVTDGTIREWIAVPDHIYDVIGLTFLLRTLPLDLGAELSAPTTNGKEVMLSTVEVTKKEEKKFRIGKYDTVLVEPNVKDLGGVFKKSDGASIYFWFSDDKRQLPLRMESEVAVGSFWVELEKVVLPDDTVIEKETDLPRRRR; translated from the coding sequence ATGATGTTCAGCCCTCAGCGGCACCGCCTCTGGGGGCTCTTGTGCGCCGTCTTCGCCCTGTGCATTTCTGCCGGGGCGCAACCGGTGCTCGACCCTGCCGCGCGCCAGCTCTCGGACGAGTTGGCGCCGCTGCTCGGGGAGCGGCCCATCCCCTTCAAGGCCGGGGAAGAGCTGCATTACAAGATCGGCTGGGGCATCTTTGCCGTCGGCACGGCCGTGATCAAGACCGAGAAGGCCGAATGGGAGGGCCAGCCCGCGTGGAAATTCACCATGCAGGCCCGTACCAACAGCTTTGCCGACAAGTTTTACAAGGTGCGCAACGAGGCCACTTCCTATACCGATCTGGGGCTGACCCGTAGCCTGCATTACGTCAATTCGCAGCGCGAGGGTGGCAGCGAAAAGGACACGCTTTTCGAGTTCGATTGGGACGAGAACCGCGTGCGCTACCAGAACGTGACCGACGGCACCATCCGCGAATGGATTGCCGTGCCGGACCATATTTACGACGTCATCGGCCTCACCTTCCTGCTCCGCACCCTGCCGCTGGATTTGGGAGCCGAGCTGAGCGCGCCGACCACCAACGGCAAGGAAGTGATGCTCAGTACGGTGGAGGTGACGAAGAAGGAAGAAAAGAAGTTCCGCATCGGCAAATACGATACGGTACTGGTCGAGCCCAATGTAAAGGACCTCGGCGGCGTCTTCAAAAAGAGCGACGGCGCGAGCATCTATTTCTGGTTCTCCGACGACAAACGCCAACTGCCCCTGCGCATGGAAAGCGAAGTGGCGGTCGGCAGCTTCTGGGTCGAGCTGGAAAAAGTCGTGCTGCCGGATGACACGGTGATCGAAAAGGAAACCGATCTCCCGCGCCGGCGACGGTAG
- a CDS encoding glycogen/starch/alpha-glucan phosphorylase, translating to MSSAQAEKNFNFNINTDAKGLKQSILNHLKFTLARDTETATKRDWWIATCHAIHDRILERFNATMRTHHEGNARRVYYLSLEYLMGRMLNNNIWNSGLHKAVEKAMKDLGLDLEEILDEEHDMGLGNGGLGRLAACFLDSLATLNLPAVGYGIYYEFGLFRQEIIGGKQVERPDSWRSFGCPWEIRRPEYMKSVRVYGRVDMQFDEFGNPRPKWIDTQEIMGLPYDIPICGYGAETVNFLRLWESRASQDFNLDVFNDGGYVEAVREKAIAETISKVLYPNDNSESGKELRLVQQYFFVSCSLQDVIRRWRKHNSDWAKFHEKNTIQLNDTHPAVAVAELMRLLVDEEEIAWDEAWSITRKVFNYTNHTLMPEALEKWSVPLFEKVLPRHLQIIYELNRRFLEEEVEAKWPGNNEMKQRLSLIEEGSPKMIRMAYLSVIGSTAVNGVAALHTRLLKEDLFKDFDELYPGKLQNKTNGITPRRWLQGCNPELSSLITDSIGDGWQFDLDKLRGLDKYADDSSFRERFMEIKHRNKEHLAQIILDRTGEKVDPHAIFDVQIKRLHEYKRQHLNLLHILHLYRQLLQNPDMEMQPRVFLFGAKAAPGYYLAKRIIHAINAVGAKINHDDRIKGKLKVLFMPNYRVTLAERMIPAADISEQISTAGKEASGTGNMKFALNGALTVGTLDGANVEIREEVGPENIFIFGLTVEEVEALRARGYNPWDVYYQDEDLRAVVDWVGSNYWTPSEPEALKPIKDSLLQGGDPYLALADFRAYVEAQRQANDAYADKKRWARMAIYNTARVGKFSSDRTIAQYAKEIWNLNAMRVK from the coding sequence ATGAGCTCTGCCCAGGCTGAAAAGAACTTTAATTTCAACATCAATACCGACGCGAAAGGGTTGAAGCAGTCGATCCTCAACCACCTCAAGTTTACGCTGGCGCGCGATACCGAAACCGCGACCAAGCGCGACTGGTGGATTGCTACCTGCCACGCGATCCACGACCGGATCCTGGAGCGCTTCAACGCCACCATGCGTACCCACCACGAGGGTAACGCCCGCCGCGTCTACTACCTGAGCCTGGAATACCTGATGGGCCGGATGCTGAACAACAACATCTGGAACAGCGGCCTGCACAAGGCGGTGGAAAAGGCGATGAAGGACCTCGGGCTCGACCTCGAAGAGATCCTCGACGAAGAGCACGACATGGGCCTCGGCAACGGGGGCTTGGGCCGCCTCGCCGCCTGCTTCCTCGACTCGCTCGCCACGCTCAACCTCCCGGCGGTGGGCTACGGTATCTATTACGAGTTTGGCCTTTTCCGCCAGGAGATCATCGGCGGCAAGCAGGTGGAGCGCCCCGACAGCTGGCGCAGCTTTGGCTGCCCCTGGGAGATCCGCCGCCCCGAGTACATGAAGAGCGTGCGCGTCTACGGCCGCGTCGACATGCAGTTCGACGAATTCGGCAACCCGCGCCCGAAGTGGATCGACACGCAGGAGATCATGGGCCTGCCCTACGACATCCCGATCTGCGGCTATGGCGCCGAAACGGTCAACTTCCTCCGCCTCTGGGAGAGCCGTGCCTCGCAGGACTTCAACCTCGATGTGTTCAACGACGGCGGCTACGTGGAGGCCGTGCGTGAGAAGGCGATCGCCGAAACTATTTCCAAGGTCCTTTACCCGAACGACAATTCGGAGAGCGGCAAGGAGCTGCGCCTCGTGCAGCAATACTTCTTCGTCAGCTGCTCGCTGCAAGACGTGATCCGCCGCTGGCGCAAGCACAACAGCGACTGGGCCAAGTTCCACGAGAAGAACACCATCCAGCTCAACGACACGCACCCGGCCGTGGCCGTGGCCGAGCTGATGCGCCTGCTCGTCGACGAAGAGGAAATCGCCTGGGACGAAGCCTGGTCGATTACGCGCAAGGTGTTCAACTACACCAACCACACCCTCATGCCCGAGGCGCTGGAAAAGTGGAGCGTGCCGCTGTTCGAAAAGGTGCTGCCGCGCCACCTGCAAATCATTTACGAGCTGAATCGCCGCTTCCTGGAGGAAGAAGTCGAGGCCAAGTGGCCCGGCAACAACGAGATGAAGCAACGCCTCTCGCTGATCGAGGAAGGCAGCCCCAAGATGATCCGCATGGCCTACCTGTCGGTCATCGGCTCCACCGCCGTCAACGGCGTGGCCGCGCTGCACACCCGCTTGCTGAAGGAAGACCTCTTCAAGGACTTCGACGAGCTCTACCCGGGCAAGCTCCAGAACAAGACCAACGGGATCACCCCGCGTCGCTGGCTGCAGGGCTGCAACCCCGAGCTGTCGTCCCTCATTACCGACAGCATTGGCGACGGCTGGCAGTTCGACCTCGACAAGCTGCGCGGCCTCGACAAATACGCCGACGACAGCTCGTTCCGCGAGCGGTTCATGGAGATCAAGCACCGCAACAAGGAGCACCTCGCCCAGATCATCCTCGATCGCACGGGCGAAAAGGTGGACCCGCATGCGATCTTCGACGTGCAGATCAAGCGCTTGCACGAATACAAGCGCCAGCACCTCAACCTGCTCCACATCCTGCACCTTTACCGCCAGCTGCTGCAAAATCCGGATATGGAGATGCAGCCGCGCGTGTTCCTCTTTGGTGCCAAGGCCGCGCCGGGCTATTACCTGGCCAAGCGCATCATCCACGCGATCAACGCGGTGGGCGCCAAGATCAACCACGACGACCGGATCAAGGGCAAGCTGAAGGTCCTCTTCATGCCCAACTACCGCGTGACGTTGGCCGAGCGCATGATCCCTGCCGCCGACATCTCCGAGCAGATCTCCACCGCAGGCAAGGAAGCCTCCGGTACGGGTAACATGAAGTTTGCCCTCAACGGCGCGCTGACCGTCGGCACCCTCGACGGCGCGAACGTGGAAATCCGCGAAGAAGTGGGCCCGGAAAACATCTTCATCTTCGGCCTCACGGTCGAGGAAGTCGAAGCCCTGCGCGCTCGTGGCTACAACCCGTGGGACGTCTATTACCAGGACGAGGACCTGCGCGCGGTGGTCGACTGGGTGGGCAGCAACTACTGGACCCCCTCCGAGCCGGAAGCGCTCAAGCCGATCAAGGACAGCCTGCTGCAAGGCGGCGACCCCTACCTCGCGCTGGCCGACTTCCGCGCCTACGTGGAGGCGCAGCGCCAGGCCAACGATGCCTACGCCGACAAGAAGCGTTGGGCCCGCATGGCGATCTACAACACCGCCCGCGTCGGCAAGTTCTCTTCCGACCGCACGATCGCACAATACGCCAAGGAGATCTGGAATTTGAACGCCATGCGCGTCAAATAG
- a CDS encoding PAS domain-containing protein — translation MVKARHPRPSWIGASVSIFLLLTLATAAAVGWLLNHDRAHRLAVVQERQWADLSAGLVAVRGAGESLLRDLDFLIVQFEFEHEHEHQHSHNHDHGADHLNEVLSAYLRAKASFFRSAALLDADGALISGYSLEGDSPELILAKAKKGLPWDEVPELALGEVYYGEFSLDGDGNPEACWMVARWQDGEGRLGYLLLEHTSALLLGVLKQQNLYLLNHTHGRIWPAPGPLDARGRRLQDHLPPWWGDLRASEQRMQVTDEALISYFPMTLRLSQTMESEDGQLRHRFVGPFRWGLFAYHPKVDEMVGLRGVAWPYLGFLIAASFIYFLVAMIIGRKWGRQRALHQAQQKDRTFLLGLIDSLPLPVLFKDSEGRFVTINAAAAEFYGLPVHQLLGKTVSEVAPDRKVAQEIEAHDREFLASGRDEDVREVLFPGSMGQRRLMVYKTRLTDPETGKSGLLLALVDVTEERRLQAQRDEVVSRYQQIAAQIPGLLIQYQRLANGVEQVLFCSEASQVLFEARPEEICENVQLLWDRIHPEDRQAVRESLLSSGRTLQEWYREFRVVHTNGWEWWILGRARPRRLPDGSVIWDGFFNDLTRQKQAQLRAERDRDLIRSLFSSLTDHVSYKDPYGNYLGGNPAFGRFVGQPPESLIGKTDVDIFGPQIGETWLELDRKVAAERRTLRSEAIVTGKSGREVILDVVRSPILNRNGEVAGVLCISRDVTERVQAENHVREVTQRLDVATRAGEIGIWEYEYESGRIVWNDIMYEIFGVDRASFPLDFEKWAEMIHPEDLAAAIERARNAGPEEKTISLQSRIFRQPTGEVRFLRAVCRLFRNEEGKVRRVVGANWDATLTVEAEQKLILARDDAEKANRAKSEFLAVMSHEIRTPMNGVIGAASLMLNTDLSDQQRDYLRTIQVSGDNLLAIINDILDYSKIEAGRMELEASEFDLQQCLEDSLDLFAVEAARKGLELGVQVAPEVSARWVGDVTRLRQILVNLLSNGIKFTDAGQVVIYVAMEDAATLHFRVEDSGIGIPADRIDRLFKSFSQVDASNTRRFGGTGLGLAISKRLAETMGGTMWVESRPGAGATFHFTVKIPVAGAATMGAQYEERVPSKALRTAWVVMPNVVIGRMWAAYLERWGLRTRLFSDINTLRAEWTMSPECLIVDASVSYLLDEWPGDSRPARVLMAAHARDSHPKADEIVRKPIKPRQLWRAVFSRPDAAREVAAGAGSDGVPTSPLSILVAEDNLINQRVVRMMLSRLGYEPMVVANGIEAVMAFQEGYFDVILMDVQMPEMDGLMATRHIRTLSQDAELPWIIALTAGAMEGDRQNAAAAGMNDYLAKPIKIESLRDALRRAMQHSV, via the coding sequence ATGGTTAAAGCACGTCACCCTCGGCCCTCGTGGATCGGAGCGAGCGTCAGCATCTTCCTGCTGCTGACGTTGGCGACTGCTGCGGCGGTGGGTTGGCTGCTCAACCACGACCGTGCGCACCGCCTGGCGGTGGTGCAGGAACGCCAGTGGGCGGATCTTTCCGCCGGCCTGGTAGCGGTGAGAGGGGCGGGCGAGAGCCTGCTGCGCGACCTCGACTTTCTGATTGTGCAGTTCGAGTTCGAGCACGAACATGAGCACCAGCACAGTCACAACCACGATCATGGGGCAGACCACCTCAACGAGGTGTTGAGTGCTTATTTGAGAGCGAAAGCATCGTTCTTTCGCAGCGCTGCCTTGCTGGATGCCGACGGGGCTTTGATCTCCGGCTACTCCCTTGAGGGCGACTCGCCGGAGTTGATTCTAGCGAAGGCGAAAAAAGGTCTGCCTTGGGATGAGGTGCCGGAATTGGCCCTCGGCGAAGTCTACTACGGGGAATTTTCGCTGGATGGGGACGGGAACCCGGAGGCGTGCTGGATGGTCGCGCGTTGGCAGGATGGGGAAGGCAGGCTGGGCTATCTGCTGCTCGAACATACGTCGGCGCTGCTGCTGGGGGTGCTCAAGCAACAAAACCTGTATCTGCTCAATCACACTCACGGGCGCATCTGGCCGGCACCGGGCCCTTTGGATGCACGGGGGCGGCGTTTGCAGGACCATCTGCCGCCATGGTGGGGCGATCTCCGCGCCAGCGAGCAACGCATGCAGGTGACCGATGAGGCCCTGATCAGCTACTTCCCGATGACGCTGCGGCTCAGCCAGACGATGGAGAGCGAAGACGGTCAGCTGCGGCACCGGTTTGTGGGGCCGTTTCGTTGGGGGCTGTTTGCCTACCACCCAAAAGTCGATGAGATGGTGGGGCTGCGGGGGGTGGCGTGGCCGTACCTGGGCTTTTTGATCGCCGCGTCCTTTATCTACTTTCTGGTCGCCATGATCATTGGGCGCAAATGGGGCCGCCAGCGGGCGCTCCATCAGGCGCAGCAAAAGGACCGGACGTTTCTGTTGGGGCTGATCGACTCCTTACCCTTGCCGGTGTTGTTCAAGGACAGCGAGGGCCGCTTCGTCACCATTAATGCGGCGGCGGCGGAGTTTTATGGCCTGCCGGTGCACCAACTTCTGGGCAAGACGGTGAGCGAGGTTGCCCCCGACCGGAAGGTGGCCCAGGAGATCGAGGCGCACGACCGCGAGTTTCTCGCCAGCGGGCGCGACGAGGATGTGCGGGAAGTGCTTTTTCCTGGGTCCATGGGCCAACGGCGCCTGATGGTCTACAAGACCCGCCTGACGGACCCCGAAACCGGCAAGAGCGGGCTGCTGCTCGCGTTGGTGGACGTGACGGAAGAGCGCCGCCTGCAGGCCCAGCGAGACGAGGTGGTGTCGCGCTACCAGCAGATCGCCGCGCAGATCCCGGGCTTGCTGATCCAGTACCAGCGCCTCGCCAACGGGGTGGAGCAGGTTCTGTTTTGCAGCGAGGCTTCGCAGGTGCTCTTCGAGGCGCGGCCGGAGGAGATTTGCGAAAACGTGCAGCTGTTGTGGGACCGCATTCACCCGGAAGACCGGCAGGCGGTGCGCGAATCGCTGTTGTCTTCGGGGCGCACGCTGCAGGAGTGGTACCGCGAGTTTCGCGTGGTGCATACCAATGGCTGGGAGTGGTGGATCCTGGGCCGGGCGCGCCCGCGTCGCCTGCCCGACGGCAGCGTGATCTGGGACGGCTTTTTCAACGACTTGACGCGCCAGAAGCAGGCCCAGCTGCGGGCCGAGCGCGACCGCGATCTGATCCGCTCGCTCTTCAGCAGCCTGACCGACCACGTATCTTACAAAGACCCGTACGGGAACTACCTCGGCGGCAATCCGGCGTTTGGCCGCTTCGTGGGGCAGCCCCCGGAGTCGCTGATCGGCAAGACCGATGTGGACATCTTCGGGCCGCAGATCGGCGAAACCTGGCTGGAGCTGGACCGCAAGGTGGCGGCCGAGCGGCGGACGCTGCGTAGCGAAGCCATCGTCACGGGCAAGAGTGGGCGCGAGGTGATTCTCGATGTCGTGCGCTCTCCCATTCTCAACCGCAATGGCGAGGTGGCGGGCGTGCTGTGCATCAGCCGCGATGTGACGGAGCGGGTCCAGGCCGAAAACCATGTGCGCGAAGTGACGCAGCGCCTCGACGTAGCCACGCGCGCGGGTGAGATCGGGATCTGGGAGTACGAATACGAGTCGGGCCGGATCGTCTGGAACGACATCATGTACGAGATTTTCGGGGTCGACCGGGCTTCCTTCCCGCTGGACTTCGAGAAGTGGGCGGAGATGATCCATCCGGAGGATTTGGCCGCTGCTATCGAGCGGGCGCGCAATGCCGGGCCGGAGGAAAAGACCATCTCGCTCCAGTCCCGGATCTTCCGCCAGCCGACGGGCGAGGTGCGCTTCCTGCGGGCCGTCTGCCGCCTCTTCCGCAACGAAGAGGGCAAGGTGCGGCGCGTGGTGGGCGCCAACTGGGATGCCACCCTCACGGTCGAGGCGGAGCAGAAGCTGATCCTGGCCCGCGACGATGCGGAGAAGGCCAATCGCGCCAAGAGCGAGTTCCTCGCGGTGATGAGCCACGAGATCCGCACGCCCATGAACGGCGTCATCGGTGCGGCCAGCCTGATGCTGAATACCGATTTGAGCGACCAGCAGCGCGACTACCTGCGCACCATTCAGGTGAGCGGCGACAACCTGCTGGCTATCATCAACGACATCCTCGACTACTCGAAGATCGAGGCGGGCCGGATGGAGCTGGAGGCCAGCGAGTTCGACTTGCAGCAGTGTCTCGAAGATTCGCTCGACCTGTTTGCGGTGGAGGCCGCGCGCAAGGGGCTGGAGCTGGGCGTGCAGGTGGCGCCGGAGGTTTCGGCGCGCTGGGTGGGCGATGTCACCCGCCTGCGGCAGATCCTCGTCAATCTGCTCAGCAACGGCATCAAGTTTACCGACGCGGGGCAGGTGGTCATTTACGTGGCGATGGAGGATGCGGCGACGCTGCATTTCCGGGTCGAAGACTCGGGCATCGGCATCCCGGCAGATCGCATCGACCGTCTCTTCAAGTCGTTCTCGCAGGTAGATGCTTCCAATACGCGCCGCTTTGGGGGCACGGGGCTGGGCCTGGCCATCAGCAAGCGCCTGGCCGAGACGATGGGCGGCACGATGTGGGTGGAATCACGCCCGGGGGCCGGCGCGACGTTCCACTTCACCGTCAAGATCCCGGTGGCGGGGGCGGCGACGATGGGTGCGCAATACGAGGAGCGGGTGCCGAGCAAGGCTTTGCGCACCGCCTGGGTCGTGATGCCCAATGTGGTGATCGGGCGCATGTGGGCCGCTTACCTCGAGCGCTGGGGCCTGCGCACCCGCCTGTTTTCCGATATCAATACTTTGCGGGCCGAGTGGACGATGTCGCCGGAGTGCCTGATCGTGGATGCCAGCGTCTCGTACCTGCTCGACGAGTGGCCGGGTGATTCGCGCCCGGCCCGGGTGCTGATGGCCGCACATGCGCGCGATTCGCACCCGAAGGCCGACGAGATCGTGCGTAAGCCGATCAAGCCGCGCCAGCTCTGGCGAGCGGTTTTCTCTCGCCCGGATGCGGCGCGCGAAGTGGCTGCAGGGGCGGGGTCGGATGGCGTGCCCACTTCCCCCCTGAGCATTCTGGTGGCGGAAGACAACCTCATCAACCAGCGGGTCGTACGCATGATGCTGAGCCGCCTGGGCTACGAGCCGATGGTGGTGGCCAACGGCATCGAGGCGGTCATGGCCTTTCAGGAGGGCTATTTCGACGTCATTTTGATGGACGTGCAGATGCCGGAGATGGACGGGTTGATGGCCACCCGGCACATCCGCACCTTGTCGCAGGACGCCGAGCTGCCCTGGATCATCGCGTTGACCGCAGGGGCGATGGAGGGCGACCGCCAGAACGCGGCGGCGGCGGGCATGAACGACTATCTGGCCAAGCCGATCAAGATCGAGTCGCTCCGGGATGCCCTGCGGCGGGCAATGCAGCACTCGGTGTAG